A single window of Watersipora subatra chromosome 9, tzWatSuba1.1, whole genome shotgun sequence DNA harbors:
- the LOC137404784 gene encoding uncharacterized protein, with the protein MKISTLTDTEGTDSMRQAASGLLVRGYHQSRASRLPPCISTSRIPFNSEEIPNATSVQNWPHLQHLASQFISAQKAASLELGLMIGNNLPHVFISRQEICREDHEPFARLTDLGWILMGNATNSAHSYNSCAHTIQSGTIVNLAVQQPTTRKCISFKIKTETPDFPNTDKFEQQILKVLSSDFQTNHADEIKTMSIDDLKFLKIMKEQIHKDKQGYITMPLPFKAKPLSIDTKTTAMHRFHLLEKKFKKDAIYKLQYHEFMSDIITKGEAVLATDDTTNSWYIPHFGVFHPRKPDRIRVVFACAAKVGGVSLNDFLLQGPDHMNDLQGILLRFRLNPVAFMGDIERMFHQFKVKPEHQDYLRFIWYDCDGNLATFKMTVHLFGARSSPACATYGLRFLADQYNSLLSGHSASHQFVHRNFYVDDGLTSVFNEAEAVSLIHETRELCAAGQLRLHKIASNSREVMSQLPRSECARAIASLDLSSDPLPKERSLGILWDTEKDNFTFHHDTATKPDTRRGVLSTVASIFDPLGFLSPYILIGKNILQDMCRSSASWDDPLTGDLLSLWKEWKASIPDLTNISIQRCYQPTDFGDIFKAELHHFCDASTRGYGEVSYLKLVNTQGQVNCSLVMSKSRVAPIKPITIPRMELQAAVTAAKVSRFIKSELEIDTTETFWTDSQIVLGYIKNTTKKFHLYVTNRVQQVRDNSSPENWCYVPTDQNPADHTSRGLTITQLLKSNWLTGPDFLWKEPMQFPDQLTPEVKPDDPEVKSLCVQTISSPSQTLYQRLQRFSSWNKAIKVTKFFLNRVAKLKGTQLPINAPLLYIVKCIQAEHFPEVQSLTKEQPLNPKSTVFNLNPFLDKNGVMRIGGRLNRSTALSFPEKHPILLPKSGHFTRLLLQHLHEQVAHQGRCFTLAKMRSSGYWIIGARSIIASLIHQCVTCRSHRAKPPTPQMASLPHERSSPSPPFSYCGIDCFGPFMVKDRRTELKRYGPMVTCLASRAVHLEVLDDMSTTAFVNGIRNVIAIRGPIRKIWCDQGTNFVGAVQDLTEKGVIEFKLNPPSASHMGGVWERMIRTARNVLQTLLKSHSDRLDTSHLRTLMYEVMAIINSRPLSVVTEEDMPLSPNMLLTMKSDVTLPPPGSFDESDMYSRKRWRAVQHIANVFWKRWKTEYLSQLHSRQKWVHKTTNNIAVGDIVLIKDDQTTRNVWLKGRVSDCYTSQDGQIRSAKVLLGNRVQAKNSGKFLIRPVVKLIKLLPVKSNDMC; encoded by the coding sequence ATGAAAATTAGTACACTTACTGATACTGAGGGCACTGATTCAATGCGCCAAGCGGCCTCAGGACTGCTGGTTCGTGGCTACCATCAGAGCAGAGCAAGTAGACTTCCACCGTGCATAAGCACAAGCAGAATACCTTTCAACTCAGAAGAGATACCCAATGCCACATCAGTGCAAAACTGGCCACACTTACAACATCTTGCCTCTCAGTTCATCTCTGCTCAAAAAGCAGCCAGCCTCGAGCTCGGATTGATGATTGGAAACAATCTTCCACATGTGTTTATATCTAGACAAGAAATCTGTAGAGAAGACCATGAGCCCTTTGCTCGTCTCACTGACTTGGGTTGGATCTTGATGGGAAACGCCACAAACTCTGCACACAGCTACAACAGTTGCGCTCATACCATTCAATCTGGGACAATAGTAAACTTGGCAGTACAACAGCCAACGACTAGAAAATGTAtctcttttaaaatcaaaacagAAACTCCTGACTTCCCCAACACAGATAAATTCGAAcaacaaatactaaaagttcTTAGTTCTGACTTTCAAACAAATCACGCTGATGAGATAAAGACAATGTCAATCGATGATCTCAAATTCCTAAAAATTATGAAAGAGCAAATTCATAAAGATAAGCAGGGTTACATAACAATGCCATTACCATTCAAGGCTAAACCGCTCAGCATTGACACAAAAACCACTGCAATGCACAGATTTCATCTTCTtgaaaaaaagttcaaaaaagaTGCCATATATAAACTGCAATACCATGAATTTATGTCTGACATCATCACAAAAGGGGAAGCAGTTCTGGCAACCGACGACACTACCAACTCTTGGTATATTCCTCATTTCGGTGTCTTTCATCCTCGCAAGCCTGACCGTATTCGTGTTGTGTTTGCTTGCGCTGCTAAAGTGGGAGGAGTTAGTTTAAATGATTTTCTACTACAAGGACCCGATCACATGAATGATCTTCAAGGCATTCTTCTTAGATTTCGTTTGAACCCTGTAGCCTTCATGGGTGATATAGAAAGGATGTTTCACCAATTCAAGGTGAAACCAGAGCACCAAGACTATTTACGGTTTATTTGGTATGATTGTGATGGAAATCTAGCTACTTTCAAAATGACAGTGCATCTTTTCGGAGCTAGATCTTCGCCCGCTTGCGCAACATATGGACTTCGATTTCTCGCCGATCAATATAATTCATTATTGTCTGGCCATTCTGCATCTCATCAATTTGTTCACCGCAACTTTTATGTTGATGACGGTCTCACAAGTGTCTTCAATGAGGCTGAAGCAGTTTCTCTCATTCATGAGACACGTGAACTATGTGCTGCCGGCCAGTTAAGACTTCACAAAATAGCGTCCAACAGCCGCGAAGTGATGTCACAACTTCCAAGAAGTGAGTGCGCCCGTGCCATTGCTAGTCTTGACCTATCTTCTGATCCGCTTCCCAAAGAGCGATCACTTGGTATTCTATGGGACACTGAAAAGGATAATTTCACCTTTCACCATGACACTGCTACAAAACCAGACACCCGACGGGGTGTACTATCTACGGTGGCCTCAATCTTTGACCCTCTTGGATTCCTCTCGCCATATATTTTAATTGGCAAAAACATTCTACAGGATATGTGTAGAAGTTCAGCTTCTTGGGATGATCCCCTGACAGGTGATTTATTGTCACTATGGAAGGAATGGAAAGCTTCTATTCCAGACTTAACAAACATAAGCATCCAAAGATGTTATCAACCGACAGACTTTGGCGACATCTTTAAGGCTGAGCTACATCACTTCTGTGACGCAAGTACTCGTGGTTACGGTGAGGTTAGTTATCTCAAACTAGTAAACACACAAGGACAAGTAAATTGTTCACTTGTAATGAGCAAGAGCAGAGTAGCACCAATCAAGCCCATAACCATTCCGCGCATGGAACTGCAAGCAGCGGTTACCGCAGCTAAAGTGTCCAGATTTATTAAATCTGAGCTAGAGATTGATACCACAGAAACCTTTTGGACAGATTCTCAAATTGTTCTTGGGTACATTAAAAACACAACTAAAAAGTTTCATCTCTATGTGACTAATAGAGTTCAGCAGGTGAGAGACAATTCAAGTCCTGAAAATTGGTGCTATGTCCCTACAGATCAAAACCCTGCCGATCACACTTCAAGAGGCCTGACTATCACTCAGCTGTTAAAATCTAACTGGCTTACAGGTCCAGATTTTCTCTGGAAGGAACCTATGCAATTTCCTGATCAGTTGACACCCGAAGTAAAACCTGATGACCCTGAAGTCAAATCCCTTTGTGTCCAAACGATTTCTAGTCCCAGCCAAACTCTCTATCAGCGACTACAGCGATTCTCTAGTTGGAATAAAGCTATCAAAGTCACTAAATTCTTTCTCAATAGAGTAGCCAAGTTAAAGGGCACTCAACTGCCAATTAACGCACCACTCCTGTACATAGTTAAATGCATACAAGCTGAGCATTTTCCAGAAGTGCAATCTCTGACAAAAGAGCAGCCACTAAATCCAAAGAGTACAGTTTTCAACCTGAACCCTTTCCTGGATAAAAATGGAGTAATGAGAATAGGAGGTCGCCTCAATCGCAGCACAGCTCTCAGTTTTCCTGAGAAACATCCAATTCTGCTGCCCAAAAGTGGGCATTTTACTCGCCTTCTTCTTCAGCATCTTCATGAGCAAGTGGCCCATCAAGGAAGATGCTTCACATTGGCCAAGATGAGATCTTCTGGGTACTGGATAATAGGTGCCAGAAGTATAATAGCCTCTTTGATACACCAGTGTGTTACTTGTCGATCCCACCGAGCTAAACCTCCAACACCCCAAATGGCCTCACTTCCTCATGAAAGATCTAGCCCATCGCCTCCCTTCAGCTATTGTGGGATCGATTGTTTTGGACCATTCATGGTCAAAGATAGAAGGACAGAGCTAAAACGATATGGACCTATGGTAACATGCCTCGCAAGCAGAGCAGTGCACCTTGAAGTTTTAGACGATATGAGCACAACAGCCTTTGTGAACGGAATTCGAAACGTTATAGCCATTCGCGGGCCTATTAGAAAAATCTGGTGTGACCAGGGCACCAACTTTGTTGGAGCTGTTCAAGATTTAACAGAAAAAGGCGTGATTGAGTTTAAACTCAATCCTCCCAGCGCCAGTCACATGGGTGGCGTTTGGGAACGTATGATCCGAACTGCTAGAAATGTCCTTCAGACTCTTTTGAAGTCTCATAGTGATAGGCTTGACACAAGCCACCTTCGCACCTTGATGTACGAAGTCATGGCCATCATAAACTCCAGACCACTATCTGTGGTTACTGAAGAAGACATGCCTCTAAGTCCTAACATGCTTCTGACTATGAAATCTGATGTTACCCTACCGCCCCCTGGAAGCTTTGATGAGTCCGATATGTACAGTCGCAAGCGCTGGCGTGCGGTCCAACACATTGCTAATGTATTCTGGAAAAGATGGAAGACAGAATACTTATCCCAACTGCATTCTCGTCAAAAGTGGGTtcacaaaacaacaaataatatagCAGTAGGTGACATCGTATTAATCAAAGATGACCAAACAACAAGAAATGTCTGGTTAAAAGGCCGAGTTTCTGATTGTTACACATCTCAAGATGGACAAATACGCTCAGCTAAAGTACTGTTAGGCAACCGTGTACAGGCAAAAAACTCTGGAAAATTTCTAATCAGACCAGTTGTGAAATTGATTAAACTTTTACCAGTCAAATCAAATGATATGTGCTAG